TCGGCAAACGCCCTATTGCAGAGATTAAGCCGCTGGAAATGCTAACCTCGCTGCGCAAACTGGAAAAACGTGGCGTACTCGACAAATTGCGTAAAATCCGCCAAGCCTGTAATCAGGTGTTCCGCTACGCCATTGTCACTGGCAGAGCGGAAAACAATCCAGCATCAGAATTGGCAAGCGCCCTTCCCCCACCAAAGGCTACGCACTACCCTCACCTGCTACCTGATGAACTGCCGGATTTTCTACGTGCTTTATCAACTTATTCGGGGAGTAAGATCACGCAACTGGCAACACGTATCCTGATGCTTACCGGCGTTCGTACTATCGAATTACGACAAGCAGAATGGAAAGAGTTTGATTTTGAAAAAGGGCTCTGGGAAATACCGAAAGAACGCATGAAAATGCGCCGCCCTCACCTCGTGCCCCTTTCCGATCAAGTGATCGATGCGCTGCAACGGCTCTATGCCGTTACTGGACGCTATAATCTGGTTTTCCCTGGACGTAACGACATCACCAAACCGATGAGTGAAGCCAGTATTAATCAGGTACTGAAACGGATTGGTTATCATGGCAAAGCAACAGGACACGGCTTTCGCCACACAATGAGCACCATACTGCACGAACAAGGCTATAACACTGCCTGGATCGAATTGCAGCTTGCTCATGTCGATAAGAACACGATTCGTGGCACTTATAACCATGCGCAGTATTTGGAGCAGCGAAGGGGTATGTTGCAGTGGTATGGGGATTTTATTGATGGGCTGGAGCATGAGGATGTGAAGAAGGTTGTGGTGATGGGGAAACGGAAGTAGGCAGGAAAACATTTAGCAGAAAGGATATCCAAGTATATTTTTTAGCATAAGAATATAAATAGCCATCCTCATAGCTAGATGGCTATTTAATTTTTCAAATTGTATGTATACCCGCTTTAGTTCTACGTAATTTTTCAAGGACACACATGAGAGCAATCTCTTATTTTATAAAAAAATTAGCTACTTAAATAAACGGTCGCGATCAACATTCAATTTCAACTTACATCTGTTGGTTATGCGTTCGTAATGTCATGATGCCCCATTTTCAATAATCTAAAATCGATATTTCAAGGCAGTTTCCCTTATCCTTCTGGCAAGATTTTGCGGGAATGCTCTATTTCAAATCCATCTGGTACAGGTTTAAAGGGTTTACCTGGAGAACGATAGCTACTTTGAAATTGTCGTAAAGAATGTACGTCAATCTCACCAATTACACAGTAATCGGTAATACCGCCTTTGACTCGCAGTACATCACGCTTCCAGCTATCTTTGAAGGGGCCCCGGATGCGGCTATCGCCATATTGGCGGTCATTACATTGGATAATATAAGCATGGATATCCAGCGCAGCAGATTCAACCAAAGCATTTAAAGTTTCAGTATCCTGATTCCACTCTGGCACAAACAGCGCATCAATATTGCCACGTAGCGCTGCGCGATGACTAATATTGGTCAACTCACTACAAATCAACAAGGAAAAACGAAAATCACCGTGTTGAATGATGGGAGGCGTTGTCCACCTCTTTTCTGGTTTCATTTCCAGCCCTGCTAGTCGTTGTAATTCCTGTTCTTCATGCAATGCTGGGCGTTGTTTGTCCTGACGGTAAATCATTAGTGAAGGAAAACCCAACCCATCATGAGACAAGGAAGCCCATACCTGATTGCGCACCCGTGCTTTACTGGCATGTAAATATTCAATACCGGTGACAAGTGAAATCCCCCGACCTTGTAACTTACGGGCAATCCTAATAAACCAGTGCGCAGGGAGTGAGAGCTCCGGCAGAATTAAGTAACGACTGTTATGCGGTTGGGCTATAACACCATCAAGCAAGCGACATAATCGAGTGTAACGGTTGGCATCCGGATCGGCTGAACGCATGACCGCCGCAGTCCAGCTTGCCATTGAGGTTTTCCAGCTAGCGACGGCAACCCCATATTTTCCAGAAGATTGGCCGTCAGGAATTTGCAATACGCCTTGTTTATCGACGCAAGGTGTTTTATTACCGAGGACAAAACCACGAACTGCGAGAACAACAGCCCGCATTTCTTGTCGAGCTGAGTTTGTATAAGCCTCATTGCTTAGGATAAAGAGTTCCGGCAGGCTGAAAGGCCGTGTAGCAAATAATAGTCCATGTGGTAGGATTTTAAATTTACACCATTTCGCTACTATCTGATTACCAAAAACGACATCATCAAGCAGTAATTCTGAAGCTTCCGCACAGTGGGCTACTGTTTTCGGAGCGGGTATGCCCCGTTGTGCAATCATCTC
The genomic region above belongs to Pectobacterium colocasium and contains:
- a CDS encoding tyrosine-type recombinase/integrase; this encodes MPLNARQIETAKPQDKEYKLTDGAGLYLLIKPNGAKYWRLKYRVAGKEKKLSIGVYPDISLAEARLKREEARKIVASGGDPSEQKQVERQAKKINIDNTFKAIALEWHEYKRPNWSKGYAEDLMEAFENDIFPDIGKRPIAEIKPLEMLTSLRKLEKRGVLDKLRKIRQACNQVFRYAIVTGRAENNPASELASALPPPKATHYPHLLPDELPDFLRALSTYSGSKITQLATRILMLTGVRTIELRQAEWKEFDFEKGLWEIPKERMKMRRPHLVPLSDQVIDALQRLYAVTGRYNLVFPGRNDITKPMSEASINQVLKRIGYHGKATGHGFRHTMSTILHEQGYNTAWIELQLAHVDKNTIRGTYNHAQYLEQRRGMLQWYGDFIDGLEHEDVKKVVVMGKRK